The Cryptomeria japonica chromosome 6, Sugi_1.0, whole genome shotgun sequence genomic interval tatttcaccaaaaatGCTTAATAGGTTTCCTAAGAGAGCTAGTTTTATGGCTAATTCATGGACAATAGAATACACCAACCAATCAAGAGCTCAGGTAGAGAAATGCATGTTTGGGGAAAGAGTAGAATTTCCAAACTTCACTACTGAAGTTGACTTAGGCACGTATGATGTCATCTTAGGAATGAAGTGGTTGGATCATCATAGGGCAAGGGTAAATTGTTTCGACAAGTTTGTAGAATGCCAGGATGACTTTGGCAACAAAGTACTCTTACGAGGCATGCAACGGGAAATTAAATTGGGACAACTCTCTATTATGTAGCCGAGACAAAGCGAAAAGAAAGGATGTCAGATATTTGCAATTAAAATGGATGAAATCAGGGTTGCAAAGGATGTCCTATATCAGGATGATATGATGATGTATGAGAATTGTAATCGTCATGAAAATGAGTTTGGTGAAGTTGAAGAACAAGAAGAGCCTTTTGATGTGAAATATCCTTACCTCCAAGATTTTCAGGATGTATTCCCAGAGGAATTGTCTGGCTTACCACCAAAAAGGATATTCGATTTTTCCATCGAATTATTACCAGGAGCAGCACCTATATCCAAAGCCCCTTATCGGATGACAATGATCGAGTTAATGGATTTAAAGGCCCAACTTCAAGAACTCCTAGATAAGGGATTGATAAGACCTAGTGTGTTGCCTCGGGGGGCACCAATAATCTTtgttaaaaagaaagatgggactCTCTGACTTTGCATAGATTACAAGATGCTAAATAAATTGACCATTCGAAACAAATATCCTCTACCCcgcattgatgatttatttgatcaaatgCGTGGAGTAGCAGTCCTTTCCAAGATTGATTTGTGATCAGGGTACCATCAATTGAGGTTAAACGATGGGGATATCCATAAGACTACCTTTAGAACTTGTTATGGACATTACGAGTTCACGGTTCTACCATTTGGACTTACTAATGCACCAGTCGCTTTCATGAATTTAATGAATAGTATATTTCATGACTCCCTTGACAAGTTCGTCTTGGTGTTCTTAGATGACATTTTGATATactcaaggaatgaaaaagaacaCCTGCAACAATTACAGTTTGTTATACAGtgattgcaagaaaacaaattgtttatggtgaaaatggataacaataatattgaaagactaaatgaattcaaccacaaaaccctagcctaacaacaacaaagatccaccataacatatgaagattacctaagacaatgcaaatcaaataaaatcacaaagattataccatcacatgtccaatagggtttagatctccattcttcctatctccattgatcttgcttgatatatttgctctcagattttatgtgtgcacaagagctcaacaaagaacggaaatgtggttgcaagtaggcttgatcgcatatgaaagttcaaatgctaggatgcttgattaaaatgtatatgtccaggggttgaatgcatagggttgataatgaaggaagcatctccttatatagatgacactacaagaaatggagggataagattgagaggtgtaaaagataaatggtcggctatgattgaagggcaggtagaggaaataagaaaataatgaaagggtaggtagtgtaggaattaagagatgaatgacatgtgtcatgggtagaaaaggctaatgaattaattaaataaataaagatttatttaattaatagaagaagtgggatcaattaaataaataagatatttatttaatttaaggaaaaggataatttaaataaataaaagtatttatttaaatgagaaataaggctagaagaggataaatgaattaattaaataaataaagatttatttaattaatagaagaattaggctaaaataattaaataaataaagatatttatttaattagacatgacaattttaggtgtctacattttgcccctttttgagataatgcagcttgttgcgttgtttcgaagaagataatatgaactgatacaaagttgccccaagatgggaatgatatgccccctcgagaaattggatgaaaatgtctggaaagatcgcaaaaaactctcgataagaaagaaaagctagaatggattgaccggataggatagagtgacagagtcacgggataatgaagactaactcgggaaacgagggctagggctagggtagtctataagatagaccacgaggggaaaacatcctcattgtcatccacacatccaagagatcagagtgcagagagaatagagtagcaacggtcagcaacgatggcattggttcatagattcgatcgcgttcaccgatttcagaggccagcagatgcaggagagccggtaagtaccataaaacctctttttactttgttgcaataaatgttgtcattaatgcatgctaggtagggcaaTATGTCTTCAAGGctgaatcgacagttttgtgatgaacatacattgttgattggataagctactgagaggatacactcaagcaagtcctctagggaagactaggatagcagatagggctaggattgacaattttgtgacagaacatacgttgccaatcaggaaactactcaagaggatacactcaagcagaggccctaggataggatagatcgaggcactttgtgatgaacagggagtacaaaaaattgtagtactttgtgatgaacagggagtaccactaggataaataacaacactttgtgatgaacggggagtgcCACTGGGATAAACgacaatactttgtgatgaacagggagtgtcactaggatagagtaccataagcactcaggataataagcaacattttgtgatgaacagggaatgccccTGATTgccatgattgatttgcttgactataggagtacctacctatgctggagtcacgagagagattcccatcaactcaaaaTTTACGAGCAGAGCTAACAGTTGAGGAAAGAGCAGTGGTTCATGCTATGGGCctgtgacatattttgtatgtggctgaattttgggtgaacatgggattgctgactgcgctagctgagagatggaacTCAAAtacttgcacgtttcatttgctgatgggtgagatgacaatcaccttagaggatgtatacaggatactatggataccgatcgatggggagttagtaccctacgatcgagacaaagatagggatgcactgagacgagcgTTTCAgaatctaggactggagatgaggactggacatgtggcttgggataccatgacatggacaagattagcactaccagcagtgttggCAAGAGTGATCAGCGGATTCTTTGGTCCGGACAGGGTAACACGAGGATTGGctatagccatatgtattttgacatcattgtatcatgacacatgattttttgagatatatatatgagatgattcatctttgcggcaactatatgcatgtgtatctatgtgatgagatgttctatgtgatgcttatgatatggatgcaaatatgtacataatgaaatgcaatatttttgttcttttatgtttttatatgttctgccaatgcaaatgtgaatgtatgaaatgcagatgaatatgataatgcaaataactatttacatgatgagaatataaaatgtgctaacatgtgttgtgtgcaggatgtgatgcaattgtgatatctatatgtatgtatggaatgcttaatatgtgataatgcaggtgcaaactacatgaaatgcaaatatttttggtgtgtcattatactcagtcatgtgatagcaggctacacggactcaagaaggatgatggaagtcaatcaagaaagggggatggaagatagaagatatgaaagtgaaagagcttcttgtgtgttatcatcattgagctttattatggcaagtaggttatgacaatcgaggcatatgttcgacccagaaagtcattgtacctgtttgtatggagataagacaatcacaaacaaggaattccccagttcatactagactcacagtgtcctcatatccttggacaagtcatagcattactaagagacaatccacagacaacaaagaaaaataggtgacgataccccatcctcgcctttctagtcaaagacatcctagagatagaatctctagtcagagacatcttggaaaagctaaaagacatgtcaccaaaagatgaaatcaaaagaaaaccaagactcggcaccaacatccactatagtcctcaagtttagtgtctcttgtcactcgtataagtcttatttgattgtggtcacgatgtttactttcacaaaaatgatagatagcactgaaccataatgttgtctgagtctgttgaaagatttgatttgttggagcccattgttgttgctgtgtctcatctaaaactaactaaatccatgaaactgatactttattgtggagaagacagaactttattgtggatcaacgatgcaaatgttcctttattgcggattgtgcatggatagactgaagaaggctagaagaaactatactcctcagaacatgtgatgctctcagttccacacccattactagacataggatttgccttagccacggataggagctgatttattatgaatggaaaggggtgaaaatgaatgtttattatgaatgactaaccaatcttgggtagatcaataacaagccatgatgggaatgggtaagtttattatggatggataggttgtgagtgtgtgcaaagtgacaggatgaaagtgaatcttgaaggagggaggagcaatgtctttacacatggcgttggtgacccagttttcaccatagtacttgcccagggcgccaccgaagtggtgttcattgttggacgaaatgttttttgtttttcaatttatttattttatttttgtgtcacaaggctcctgtttgccaggttttcaccaagtaatgatttttttatttttatgatttttttttgtattttgaatattttttatttttttgtatttttgaattgagatattctgaagagctatgtgtaaaacctgcgaaggtgcatgttgttgataggatcctccaaaggttccccATCTgaagttgagagctaatatgcacctgatccataagttgttgtgatgatgtaaggaccaagccaatttggttcgaacttgcccttcttctctccgtcttgctaatttttaggattttctttgagaactaagtcacctgtctcgaatgtacgaggcttgactttatgattgtaattgtatttttccttgactgaattctgtgtagctcgagtgactgtcttccttgatgaaggagtcgagatagaattactagtgtgtgaactacaTTTTCCCATATGTGtttcacctaaagaagtttgggcatccctgataacaaagtccctcgaggaagctccattaaaggtccatgatgtatcaccggaagggaaaggatgtgcggaacaagtggatgaggaatgaaggtttatgattgtgaaaagaagtgaaagtaggatagcatgatggagacttaggatcaacaagtatgctttttgacttgaaattttagaacttttgcccatagttattttgatattag includes:
- the LOC131876566 gene encoding uncharacterized protein LOC131876566, whose translation is MDEIRVAKDVLYQDDMMMYENCNRHENEFGEVEEQEEPFDVKYPYLQDFQDVFPEELSGLPPKRIFDFSIELLPGAAPISKAPYRMTMIELMDLKAQLQELLDKGLIRPSVLPRGAPIIFVKKKDGTL